A stretch of the Phaeodactylum tricornutum CCAP 1055/1 chromosome 15, whole genome shotgun sequence genome encodes the following:
- a CDS encoding predicted protein, with translation MSTSAQFKLSDFPHKVLEPIATLTAPPTYATLKVAQRQLSTNAAAIPTLNGGGAHGHMALTLTARAYADISDVPFDIPVAPPANPPVGTTQPQITEFNRIHQRDADIYNLYVAVNNALRQQLLDAIPKIYVRALGHPIFEFSTVTCLDLLSHLWTKYGTIKPADLQNNLQSMYTPWNTAEPLETVFLQLDNAIAFSIDGNDPISEAAAVRAGYDVLAHSGLFPQDCKEWRKLPLVSHTLANFQAHFTLADKDRRLTATTGSLGYANVLTATPSLAPTISLDPLSLPFSALSILNSSVVPSPPSPHTSAIADTGCTGHYITVDCPHQNKQPANPSLSVCVPNGSVLRSSHVATLALPGFSPTACQAHIFPGLASHPLLSIGQLCDDSCTATFSATRLDIHRDQTLLLSGTRSRHTGLWHLDLAPSPPPATAHALIPHSSLTDRIAFIHASLFSPALSTWCNAIDSGHLTTFPDITARQVCKYPPASPAMIKGHLDQQRANLRSTKSPPIGPLAAPIAPTATSAHDRPPVARTHHVFATHQRVTGQIYTDQPGRFLTPSSAGHTNMLVLYDYDSNAIHVELMKSKSGPEILAAYKRAHTLFTERGLRPQLQRLDNEASAALQTFMTSEHIDFQLAPPHLHRRNAAERAIRTFKNHFIAGLCSTNPDFPLHLWDRLIPHALLTLNLLRSSRLNPKLSAHAQLHGAFDYNRTPLAPPGTRVLVHVKPAVRETWAPHAVEGWYLGPALHHYRCHRVWITETRAERVANTLSWLPSQIPMPTASSNDRALAAARDLVHALQNPSPASPFAPLDAHQHQALTHLADLFATIAAPASAAQTPAPVPTVRPPDLPATPPQVRFAVPLVTAAHAPALPRVPTPSPALPRVTPAADAAQHANSHQPQP, from the exons ATGTCGACCTCCGCTCAATTCAAACTgagcgactttcctcacaaagtcctcgaaCCCATTGCCACCCTCACCGCCCCACCGACTTACGCCACTCTCAAAGTGGCCCAACGTCAACTCAGtaccaacgccgccgccatcccTACGCtcaacggcggcggcgcgcACGGCCACATGGCCCTCACACTTACTGCCCGCGCCTACGCCGACATCAGCGACGTCCCGTTCGACATCCCCGTCGCCCCTCCGGCCAACCCTCCCGTCGGCACCACGCAACCGCAAATCACCGAGTTCAAccgcatccaccaacgcGATGCCGACATTTACAACCTTTATGTCGCCGTCAATAACGCCCTCCGTCAGCAACTCCTCGACGCCATCCCGAAAATCTACGTACGCGCCCTCGGGCATCCCATTTTCGAATTCAGCACCGTCACCTGCCTCGATCTGCTCTCTCACCTTTGGACCAAATACGGCACCATCAAGCCCGCCGACCTTCAGAACAATTTGCAGTCCATGTATACCCCGTGGAACACCGCTGAGCCCCTTGAGACTGTTTTCCTTCAGCTCGACAACGCCATTGCGTTCTCTATTGACGGCAACGACCCCATCTCTGAGGCCGCCGCAGTTCGTGCCGGCTACGATGTCCTTGCCCACTCCGGCCTTTTTCCCCAAGACTGCAAGGAGTGGCGGAAATTACCCCTTGTTTCTCACACCCTTGCCAACTTCCAGGCCCACTTCACTCTTGCCGACAAAGACCGGCGCCTCACGGCCACTACTGGATCCCTCGGCTACGCGAATGTGCTCACGGCCACTCCCTCGCTTGCTCCCACCATTAGCTTGGACCCTCTCAGCCTTCCTTTCTCAGCTCTCTCTAT tcttaattcatctgtagtcccctccccgcctagtcCACACACCTCAGCAATTGCCGACACAGGCTGCACCGGTCATTACATCACGGTTGACTGCCCccaccaaaacaaacaaCCAGCAAACCCAAGCCTCTCCGTCTGTGTCCCCAACGGCTCCGTCCTCCGCTCAAGCCACGTTGCCACCCTGGCCCTTCCTGGTTTCTCCCCTACCGCCTGCCAAGCCCACATATTTCCTGGGCTCGCTTCACATCCGCTCCTCTCCATTGGCCAACTATGCGACGACAGCTGCACAGCCACCTTCTCAGCCACTCGCCTCGACATTCATCGCGACCAAACGCTGCTGCTCTCCGGCACCCGCTCCCGCCACACCGGCCTCTGGCACCTCGATCTCGCCCCATCCCCTCCTCCCGCCACAGCCCATGCTCTCATCCCTCATTCCTCCCTGACCGACCGCATTGCCTTTATCCATGCCTCCCTCTTCTCCCCGGCTCTCTCTACTTGGTGCAACGCCATCGACTCCGGTCATCTAACCACCTTCCCGGACATCACCGCCCGCCAAGTATGCAAATACCCACCGGCCTCCCCTGCCATGATTAAAGGCCACCTCGATCAACAACGGGCCAACCTCCGGTCCACCAAGTCTCCTCCCATTGGTCCCCTGGCGGCCCCCATTGCCCCTACTGCCACCTCAGCTCACGACCGCCCACCTGTTGCTCGCACGCACCACGTCTTTGCCACCCATCAGCGCGTCACTGGACAGATCTACACTGACCAACCAGGCCGTTTTCTCACTCCTTCCAGCGCTGGACACACCAACATGCTCGTCCTCTACGATTACGACAGCAATGCCATTCACGTCGAGCTGATGAAGAGCAAATCCGGTCCCGAGATCCTTGCGGCGTACAAACGTGCACACACGCTTTTCACCGAACGCGGCCTCCGACCTCAACTCCAACGCCTggacaacgaagcctctgcAGCCCTCCAAACCTTCATGACTTCCGAACATATCGACTTTCAGCTTGCTCCCCCGCATCTGCACCGTCGCAATGCAGCCGAACGGGCCATCCGCACCTTCAAGAACCACTTCATTGCTGGCCTCTGCAGCACTAACCCGGATTTCCCGCTCCACCTGTGGGACCGACTCATTCCCCATGCCCTCCTTACCCTCAACTTACTCCGTAGCTCCCGCCTCAATCCCAAGTTATCGGCCCACGCTCAGCTCCACGGTGCCTTCGATTACAATCGCACTCCACTCGCTCCCCCTGGCACTCGCGTCCTCGTTCACGTTAAGCCCGCCGTTCGCGAAACATGGGCACCCCATGCAGTCGAAGGTTGGTATCTCGGCCCAGCTCTGCACCATTATCGCTGCCATCGCGTCTGGATCACCGAAACACGGGCAGAACGTGTCGCCAACACCCTTTCTTGGTTACCTAGCCAGATCCCCATGCCTACCGCCTCATCCAACGACCGTgccctggccgccgcccgcGATCTGGTCCATGCGCTCCAAAATCCCTCCCCTGCTTCCCCGTTTGCACCTCTCGACGCACACCAGCACCAGGCCCTCACCCACCTTGCCGATCTCTTTGCCACCATTGCCGCACCTGCCTCTGCCGCCCAGACACCTGCTCCCGTCCCCACGGTCCGTCCCCCTGACCTACCCGCCACCCCACCTCAGGTCCGCTTTGCCGTCCCGCTGGTCACCGCTGCACACGCCCCTGCCCTTCCGAGGGTGCCAACACCCTCGCccgcacttccgagg GTAACCCCGGCCGCCGACGCCGCACAGCACGCAAACAGCCAccaaccccaaccctag
- a CDS encoding predicted protein, with translation MELGADINAIAKAEPDYLVKLKKMIEEGTAQEDEPHVDGVTALHVAAQGGHLATVEALVEAGANIGIQDEENRTSLLMAIKGNHGEVASALVRGGADPNTPYVDDE, from the coding sequence ATGGAACTCGGGGCAGATATCAACGCAATTGCCAAGGCTGAGCCGGATTATCTAGTCAAACTGAAAAAGATGATCGAAGAAGGTACAGCCCAGGAAGATGAGCCTCACGTAGATGGCGTGACGGCATTGCACGTTGCGGCGCAAGGAGGTCACTTGGCCACTGTCGAAGCCCTCGTGGAGGCGGGGGCCAATATCGGCATTCAGGATGAAGAGAACCGTACTTCTTTACTTATGGCTATCAAAGGAAACCACGGAGAAGTAGCCAGCGCCCTTGTGAGAGGCGGCGCGGACCCAAACACTCCTTACGTAGATGATGAA
- a CDS encoding predicted protein, which yields MSIGGPIFSLTWFGRICPCLEKEEDKTGRQAVIHVNDVGQRISWNTKGSEQQPKSFSLGNLFGGGGSGGANSGEKGMVAAKLLIRDNDEGSPEIYVDPLPPPSGQSVGYKLNIALRRIDRVSTDPSTGQISLLAKAPPDKKQSPKTLLNFVLLQVSGDMPIKDDERNLFVHNMSVLVEWERQRRTAANIDDDDDEEDQPNFLQARAQKATHFAKREIELQQAKRSREERKAKFVAESGGLKYTALAMASRIDG from the coding sequence ATGAGCATTGGCGGTCCTATCTTTTCGTTGACTTGGTTCGGACGAATATGCCCttgtttggaaaaggaagaagacaagACCGGCCGACAAGCCGTCATCCACGTCAACGATGTTGGCCAGAGAATTTCCTGGAACACGAAAGGCAGTGAACAGCAACCGAAAAGCTTTTCGCTAGGGAACCTCTTCGGTGGCGGGGGTTCCGGTGGGGCCAACTCTGGAGAAAAGGGAATGGTTGCTGCCAAATTGCTAATACGAGACAATGACGAAGGTTCGCCGGAAATTTATGTGGATCCATTGCCACCCCCTTCTGGACAAAGCGTGGGGTACAAACTGAACATCGCGCTCCGAAGGATCGATCGAGTATCGACGGACCCCAGTACCGGCCAAATCTCCCTCCTCGCAAAGGCACCACCGGATAAGAAGCAGTCACCAAAAACGCTACTCAATTTTGTTTTATTACAAGTCTCCGGAGATATGCCTATCAAAGACGATGAGCGTAATTTGTTTGTGCATAACATGTCGGTACTCGTGGAATGGGAACGACAGCGACGAACCGCCGCCAAtattgacgacgacgatgacgaagaggaccAGCCGAACTTTCTACAGGCCAGGGCTCAAAAGGCTACACATTTCGCTAAAAGAGAGATTGAACTTCAGCAGGCCAAACGGTCACGAGAAGAGCGCAAAGCCAAATTTGTCGCGGAAAGCGGGGGTCTGAAATACACCGCATTGGCCATGGCGAGTCGTATAGACGGCTGA
- a CDS encoding predicted protein encodes MTTPRLCLTLVLTYGYIIPLTTAWTSPLPLFGRDTRHGLRCLDALPPAAVEELGEAPTALSRRDWCRRAFGAASALGITAIVQYPNPSHALVKGSEPPPRTKMNDGKPKCTNVDECQAQAELREQQLREEAAANAVPISTTSGGIRFRDLIVGDGTTAKAGDEVVLHYKVLKLGKRSYDGISGEGTVVFSRGYGLEDDEAKPGDKNFVTTLGSLSNIGAVNDAVPGMQTGGTRRFAILPPQGWRKPSKMCDGGPGGSGSGGDLRTDYVIVPTATMVDAEVCFDQSKQPFPTSYGQQRRMAQRFDQSLIMEVQLVAVKAGGSL; translated from the coding sequence ATGACGACCCCCCGTTTGTGTTTGACGCTCGTCCTTACGTACGGCTATATTATTCCCTTGACGACAGCATGGACGAGCCCGTTGCcactttttggaagagaTACACGCCACGGCCTTCGGTGTTTGGATGCGCTGCCCCCAGCCGCCGTTGAGGAGCTCGGTGAGGCACCGACGGCTCTTTCGCGCCGGGACTGGTGCCGACGCGCATTCGGGGCCGCCAGCGCACTCGGGATTACCGCTATTGTCCAGTACCCCAATCCTTCCCACGCGTTGGTCAAGGGGTCCGAACCGCCACCGCGTACCAAAATGAACGACGGCAAACCCAAGTGTACCAACGTGGACGAGTGCCAAGCCCAAGCCGAGCTGCGCGAACAGCAGCTCCGAGAGGaggccgccgccaacgctGTCCCCATTAGCACGACTTCCGGAGGTATCCGCTTTCGGGATCTTATAGTTGGCGACGGGACAACGGCGAAAGCCGGCGACGAAGTTGTTCTGCACTACAAAGTATTGAAACTCGGTAAACGCAGTTACGACGGCATTTCGGGAGAAGGCACCGTCGTTTTTTCGAGAGGGTACGGGctagaagacgacgaagctAAACCCGGTGACAAGAATTTTGTCACGACGCTAGGCTCCCTCAGCAACATTGGTGCCGTTAACGATGCCGTTCCCGGCATGCAGACGGGTGGGACCCGTCGCTTTGCGATTCTACCACCCCAGGGATGGCGCAAACCGTCCAAGATGTGTGACGGTGGACCGGGTGGTAGTGGTTCGGGTGGAGACTTGCGGACGGACTACGTTATTGTACCTACCGCCACCATGGTGGACGCCGAAGTCTGTTTTGATCAATCGAAACAACCCTTTCCGACATCGTACGGACAACAACGCCGAATGGCGCAACGCTTCGATCAGAGTCTCATTATGGAAGTACAGCTAGTTGCGGTCAAGGCGGGAGGGAGCCTATAA
- a CDS encoding predicted protein translates to MTSTLEEPSSELPTAEVPQRKKLQLKPRSREPRQRQNSSTSGSGIFGAARPREEILSQRGVDVALMDSRIARKARPTHFAPEQEARLETLRKDLAAAEARLRDANEKELPEEAFRVDAQAKREELNKMMEEFAKLNVQESESGPSKESAYIKHERRPRSSQANRREHDDNHDSTFANFGSRRSQAQRAPHTITEGQPTA, encoded by the exons ATGACGAGTACTTTGGAAGAACCCTCTTCAGAATTGCCAACTGCGGAAGTTCCTCAGCGAAAGAAGCTTCAG TTGAAGCCACGTTCACGGGAACCTCGACAACGCCAGAATTCGAGCACGTCGGGATCGGGGATCTTTGGAGCGGCGCGGCCACGGGAAGAAATTTTGTCACAGCGCGGAGTCGACGTTGCCCTCATGGACTCCCGGATCGCTCGCAAGGCCCGTCCCACGCACTTTGCACCGGAACAAGAAGCACGGTTGGAAACGCTCCGCAAGGATCTAGCCGCGGCGGAAGCTCGACTGCGGGATGCGAACGAAAAGGAGCTCCCGGAAGAAGCCTTTCGGGTCGACGCGCAAGCCAAACGCGAAGAACTCAACAAGATGATGGAGGAGTTCGCCAAACTCAACGTCCAAGAGAGCGAAAGTGGTCCTTCGAAGGAGTCGGCGTACATCAAACACGAACGTCGTCCGCGATCATCCCAGGCTAATCGCCGCGAACACGACGACAATCACGACTCGACCTTTGCCAATTTTGGTTCGCGGCGCTCCCAGGCACAGAGGGCTCCCCACACAATTACGGAAGGCCAGCCGACGGCCTGA
- a CDS encoding predicted protein, which yields MKLVKFLQKLNREQVTIELKNGTVVQGTVVGVDSTMNCHLKKAKVTVRGKNPVPYATLSVRGSTMRSWILPESLNLDALLVDDAPKKSVVPKQAGGPGRGRGRGRGRGRR from the exons ATGAAGCTCGTCAAGTTTTTGCAAAAGCTGAATCGCGAGCAAGTAACGATCGAGCTGAAGAATGGCACCGTCGTACAAGGGACGGTGGTCGGGGTGGATTCGACCATGAATTGCCATttgaaaaaggccaaagTCACAGT ACGGGGCAAAAATCCGGTACCCTACGCCACGTTGTCGGTACGGGGTTCCACCATGCGCTCGTGGATCTTGCCCGAAAGTCTGAATTTGGACGCCTTATTAGTAGACGATGCACCGAAAAAGTCTGTCGTGCCGAAACAAGCCGGAGGACCGGGTCGAGGTCGGGGCCGTGGCCGTGGACGGGGACGACGATAG
- a CDS encoding predicted protein: protein TLDETVMETIMRDVRAVGVKLKVVMMPLDLIQQLKDWDLWGPLVLCLSLAVILSFRAPTDQAALVFAAVFCAVWVGGTVVTVNAQLLGGTISFFQSLCVLGYCVFPLTLAAIAIGCMKLIINTWMWIDFILVAVGFVWATRSSSVFISLYVRRDRRFLALYPVFFFYTFLGWLILLF from the exons ACGCTGGACGAAACGGTCATGGAGACGATTATGCGGGATGTCCGCGCCGTGGGAGTTAAGCTCAAGGTCGTCATGATGCCGCTAGATC TCATTCAACAACTCAAGGATTGGGATCTCTGGGGGCCACTCGTGTTGTGCTTATCGCTGGCCGTCATTTTGTCGTTTCGAGCTCCTACAGACCAAGCCGCCCTGGTTTTTGCGGCTGTCTTTTGCGCTGTTTGGGTGGGTGGGACTGTTGTCACCGTAAACGCTCAGCTACTGGGAGGCACCATTTCCTTCTTTCAGTCCCTTTGCGTACTCGGTTACTGTGTCTTTCCCTTGACTTTGGCCGCGATTGCGATTGGTTGTATGAAACTAATTATCAATACTTGGATGTGGATCGATTTCATTCTCGTCGCGGTGGGATTTGTGTGGGCAACCCGATCGAGCTCCGTGTTTATCAGTCTCTACGTCAGACGAGATCGAAGGTTTCTGGCACTGTATCCCGTTTTTTTCTTTTACACATTTCTGGGATGGTTGATTCTGCTATTCTAG
- a CDS encoding predicted protein — protein sequence MGVVSKVAAADAGPFTVHFWAPMSKWMISGASFMDLHRPTDKISLPQYTALTLTGFFFSRYALLVTPINYTLCSVNIALFGSSAWHLGRKVNADFIEKKA from the coding sequence ATGGGCGTCGTTTCCAAGGTAGCGGCGGCGGATGCCGGTCCTTTCACCGTGCACTTTTGGGCGCCCATGTCGAAATGGATGATTTCTGGGGCTTCCTTTATGGATCTGCACCGCCCGACGGATAAGATTAGTCTTCCGCAATACACAGCCCTGACTTTGACGggatttttcttttcgcgATACGCCCTGCTGGTAACCCCGATCAATTATACGCTTTGCAGTGTCAACATTGCTCTGTTTGGAAGTTCCGCATGGCATTTGGGACGAAAAGTCAACGCCGATTTTATCGAGAAGAAAGCTTAA
- a CDS encoding predicted protein has product MTGKDQENADEPAWLKSENDAKIRMETAPLIDLEDSEHDKMENASREVIKENPSQQQSTYGALSQDTGKDDDDGKPDSLASKALATKPHIPRQNACLWLFHFLEGVTVIAALCLLATQVIPLCYLPASEIPAKIGILSLALKIYISAFCVLFCLVEAGWPIPWIRSSPLLQVYISRGFLYSFLGLICVEESTSERIKDIVHKTADELHVSWAAIFMQISSWCFLATGMLYMLLGLCCMKRVRDRLQQKEKDDWQEYRKAIKEWNDLHT; this is encoded by the exons ATGACAGGGAAAGACCAGGAGAATGCGGACGAACCAGCTTGGCTGAAATCGGAAAATGATGCAAA GATTCGCATGGAGACCGCACCTTTGATCGACTTGGAGGACTCCGAACACGACAAAATGGAGAACGCGTCGCGGGAAGTTATCAAGGAAAACCCGTCGCAGCAACAGTCTACTTACGGCGCACTGTCACAAGACACAGGgaaggatgacgacgacggtaaGCCGGACAGTTTGGCTTCCAAGGCACTCGCCACGAAACCGCACATACCACGTCAAAATGCTTGTCTCTGGCTCTTCcactttttggaaggtgTCACCGTGATCGCTGCACTCTGTCTTTTGGCCACCCAAGTAATTCCGCTCTGCTACTTGCCCGCGAGCGAAATTCCGGCCAAAATTGGAATCCTGTCCCTGGCCTTGAAAATTTACATTTCCGCGTTTTGTGTTCTCTTCTGTCTCGTCGAAGCCGGCTGGCCCATACCTTGGATACGCTCGTCGCCATTGCTGCAAGTATACATTAGTCGAGGCTTTTTGTATTCCTTTTTGGGGCTAATATGCGTGGAGGAATCCACATCCGAGCGCATCAAAGACATTGTTCACAAAACAGCCGACGAGTTGCACGTGAGTTGGGCAGCCATATTTATGCAAATTTCGTCATGGTGCTTTTTGGCCACGGGCATGCTGTACATGCTCCTCGGATTGTGCTGCATGAAACGCGTGCGGGATAGACTGCAacagaaggaaaaggacgactGGCAAGAGTATCGCAAGGCGATCAAGGAGTGGAATGATCTGCATACCTAG
- the Mob1 gene encoding predicted protein (putative Mob1-like protein) has product MVHRSGTLRERLHSYTKRTLGAGGSINEAVSLPAGESCAAWVAVHAIDFYNDVSTIWAVMSTDPYLKSFRPGEGFPSGVEYRWADGGAEAVSVSAPIYIDKVLSWIADQMNNATKFPDDDDEEKALTVFQTPQFASLCGQIFRRLFRVYGIIYSSFFGTLEALEMAPHLNSCFKHFMFFCTEFGLLPEREIEPLEVLVKPIRKQYYSAKQGITA; this is encoded by the exons ATGGTACACCGGAGTGGTACACTCCGGGAACGTCTACATTCCTACACTAAACGAACTCTGGGAGCAGGTGGGAGCATAAACGAAGCG GTATCCTTACCTGCCGGCGAATCTTGCGCAGCGTGGGTCGCTGTGCACGCCATTGACTTTTATAACGACGTAAGCACCATTTGGGCCGTCATGTCGACGGACCCATACCTCAAGAGCTTTCGTCCGGGCGAAGGTTTTCCTTCCGGAGTCGAATACCGGTGGGCGGACGGCGGAGCCGAAGCGGTTTCCGTGTCCGCACCGATATACATAGACAAGGTCTTGAGCTGGATTGCGGATCAAATGAACAACGCCACCAAGTTTCccgatgacgatgacgaagagaaaGCGCTAACGGTTTTCCAAACACCACAGTTTGCCTCACTGTGCGGACAAATCTTCCGCCGACTTTTCCGGGTCTACGGAATTATCTActcttccttctttggtaCACTGGAAGCACTGGAAATGGCACCGCATCTGAATTCTTGTTTCAAACACTTCATGTTCTTCTGTACCGAATTTGGACTCTTGCCGGAACGCGAGATCGAGCCCTTGGAGGTGCTTGTAAAGCCCATCCGCAAGCAATACTACTCCGCCAAACAAGGAATAACTGCTTGA
- a CDS encoding predicted protein, with protein GGLGALAGWGMSGAAIYDATIQGPEVISLTMTPVLIVYSSLFARWAWVVKPQNLLLCACHVTNVGAQLNQLRRALQYKIENGQEEQVKE; from the coding sequence GGTGGTCTCGGAGCACTCGCTGGTTGGGGCATGTCTGGAGCCGCTATTTACGACGCCACCATTCAAGGTCCGGAGGTGATCAGTCTCACCATGACCCCCGTATTGATTGTTTACAGTTCACTTTTTGCACGATGGGCATGGGTCGTCAAGCCGCAAAATCTGCTTTTGTGCGCGTGTCACGTAACCAATGTAGGCGCGCAGCTGAATCAGCTCCGCCGGGCCTTGCAGTACAAGATTGAAAACGGTCAAGAAGAACAAGTCAAGGAA
- a CDS encoding predicted protein translates to QQYDDFVTSPEGFSYRDVTVGKGEAAKPGDRVVFDWSGYTIGYFGRPFQAKGGPQGGAFDKEIDYARTVIGSGTMVKGLEGGLVGLQPGGVRQIVVPFGPLSYPAGDMAHDKVGPKPSTFSGDRALNFVLENPRVDRTLLFNVKVIRI, encoded by the coding sequence CAACAGTACGATGATTTTGTGACGAGCCCGGAAGGCTTTTCCTACCGTGACGTGACGGTTGGTAAGGGCGAAGCTGCCAAGCCCGGCGATCgagtcgttttcgactgGAGTGGATACACCATTGGATACTTTGGGAGGCCTTTCCAAGCCAAGGGAGGTCCACAAGGTGGTGCCTTTGATAAAGAAATCGACTACGCTCGCACCGTGATTGGATCGGGAACCATGGTCAAAGGCTTGGAAGGGGGACTGGTAGGTCTACAGCCGGGCGGTGTCCGACAAATCGTCGTTCCGTTTGGTCCATTGTCCTATCCAGCCGGTGATATGGCGCACGACAAGGTCGGTCCCAAGCCCTCCACGTTTTCCGGAGACCGTGCCCTGAATTTTGTCCTTGAAAATCCCCGGGTCGATCGAACCCTACTGTTCAACGTTAAGGTCATTCGCATC
- the PCNA gene encoding proliferating cell nuclear antigen (Nuclear protein cofactor of DNA polymerase delta in human, increasing the processivity of leading strand synthesis during DNA replication. PCNA is also involved in heterochromatin replication and damaged DNA repair, probably acting as a scaffold protein): MFEARLVEGKIFKQIIESIKDLVTDANIECTEEEIAIQCMDSAHVSLVDVTLSAAAFDHYRCDRNLSLGFNSANMSKIFKMMNPDDVVVMKAEDNGDALTMMFESTKTETIADFELKLMEIDSEQLAIPETPYNCTIQMPSTEFQRIVRDLQVLGDTCQISCTKEGVRFSVTGNIGTGNVLIRSNAAAEKEDDRVVIEMQEPVELTFALRYLNFFTKATPLSGHVIISMAPDIPVMIEYPISETGHIKFFLAPKIEEDAD; the protein is encoded by the exons ATGTTTGAAGCACGCTTGGTCGAAGGCAAAATCTTCAAACAGATCATCGAGTCCATTAAGGATCTCGTCACCGACGCCAACATTGAATgtacggaagaagaaattgccaTTCAATGTATGGACTCGGCGCACGTGTCGCTCGTCGACGTGACGCTATCCGCAGCAGCCTTTGATCACTACCGCTGTGATCGCAATCTCTCGCTCGGATTCAATTC TGCCAACATGAGCAAAATCTTCAAAATGATGAATCCGGACGATGTGGTCGTCATGAAGGCCGAAGACAACGGCGACGCGCTCACCATGATGTTCGAAAGCACCAAGACCGAGACGATTGCTGACTTCGAGCTCAAGCTCATGGAGATTGACAGCGAACAGCTCGCTATTCCCGAAACACCCTACAACTGCACCATACAAATGCCCAGTACGGAGTTCCAACGCATCGTCCGGGATTTGCAAGTACTCGGCGACACGTGCCAGATTTCCTGTACCAAGGAAGGCGTGCGCTTCTCCGTCACGGGAAACATTGGCACCGGCAACGTGCTCATTCGTTCCAACGCTGCcgcggaaaaagaagacgaCCGGGTCGTTATCGAAATGCAGGAACCGGTCGAACTCACCTTTGCCCTGCGCTACCTCAACTTTTTTACCAAGGCGACTCCGTTGAGTGGACACGTCATTATCTCCATGGCACCGGACATCCCCGTCATGATCGAGTATCCCATTAGTGAAACCGGACACATCAAGTTCTTTTTGGCACCCAAGATTGAAGAAGACGCCGATTAA
- a CDS encoding predicted protein → QAADGRKADDIVVLHVGNVSTLTSFLVLLSGNSRPQNQAIAAAIVKDVQERYALTPGGSGVPEGSAESGWMLLDYGNVMVHVMTPKSRLYYNVEGQW, encoded by the coding sequence CAAGCCGCCGACGGCCGTAAGGCCGACgacatcgtcgtcctccacgTCGGGAATGTTAGTACCTTGACTTCCTTTCTCGTTCTCCTTTCGGGAAATTCCCGGCCGCAAAATCAGGCCAttgccgccgccattgtcAAGGACGTGCAGGAACGGTACGCCCTAACGCCCGGTGGCAGCGGCGTTCCCGAAGGCAGTGCCGAATCCGGTTGGATGCTTCTGGATTACGGCAATGTCATGGTACACGTCATGACGCCCAAATCGAGATTATACTACAATGTGGAAGGACAATGG
- a CDS encoding predicted protein: protein MATNVKYLCVHVFCQTKPGTADAFREASLRNARQSAQEPGVARFDVLQDREDPNAFCLVEVYRTPEAPAAHKETAHYLEWRDTVADFMAEPRKARKFDGLFPATGEGWDYAADATLE, encoded by the exons ATGGCGACCAACGTGAAGTATCTATGTG TGCACGTGTTTTGTCAAACCAAACCCGGCACAGCCGACGCCTTCCGGGAAGCCTCCCTACGGAACGCTCGTCAGAGTGCACAGGAGCCCGGAGTGGCCCGCTTTGACGTTCTCCAGGATCGGGAGGACCCCAACGCCTTTTGTTTGGTGGAGGTCTACCGGACACCCGAAGCGCCCGCCGCGCACAAGGAAACGGCGCACTACCTGGAATGGCGTGATACCGTGGCCGACTTTATGGCGGAACCGCGAAAGGCGCGTAAATTCGATGGCCTGTTTCCGGCAACCGGGGAAGGATGGGACTACGCCGCGGACGCGACGCTGGAGTAA